One window from the genome of Zerene cesonia ecotype Mississippi chromosome 1, Zerene_cesonia_1.1, whole genome shotgun sequence encodes:
- the LOC119840626 gene encoding uncharacterized protein LOC119840626, whose protein sequence is MSKPGSSMQSVRVEPRTFYKDSQGAKSVDFVYVNSAYVGSVDDVNQSRLQQPPTTVIREQYWACSKWPLGQRVLAITVGVLLGAVISLTILVVIRGEDSDIANILRTIPAPD, encoded by the exons ATGTCTAAGCCGGGGTCCAGTATGCAGTCAGTGAGGGTGGAACCGAGGACCTTTTACAAGGACAGCCAGGGCGCCAAATCAGTGGATTTTGTGTATGTGAACTCGGCATATGTGGGGAGCGTTGATGACGTCAACCAGAGTCGCCTGCAACAGCCCCCAACAAC GGTAATCAGAGAACAATACTGGGCCTGTTCTAAATGGCCTCTGGGACAGAGAGTACTCGCGATCACCGTGGGAGTCCTGCTCGGGGCTGTGATAAGCCTAACCATCCTGGTGGTCATTAGAGGCGAGGATAGCGACATAGCCAACATCCTCAGAACTATACCAGCACCGGACTAA